In Gammaproteobacteria bacterium (ex Lamellibrachia satsuma), a single genomic region encodes these proteins:
- a CDS encoding response regulator encodes MEEQIKTQPLILGVDDEPLNQIILEELLSNEFELISAENGQACIESVATRRPDLIIMDVNMPVLNGLETCRRLRQDPDYGELPIIFVSALASAEERLAGYEAGADDYITKPFDESELNSTLSD; translated from the coding sequence ATGGAAGAGCAGATAAAGACTCAACCCCTGATTCTTGGTGTTGACGATGAACCGCTTAACCAGATCATCCTCGAAGAGCTTCTGTCCAATGAATTTGAACTGATTTCCGCTGAAAATGGCCAGGCTTGCATCGAAAGCGTGGCGACCCGCAGGCCTGACCTGATCATCATGGATGTCAATATGCCGGTACTGAACGGGTTGGAAACCTGCCGCCGGCTCCGTCAAGACCCTGACTATGGTGAACTCCCGATCATTTTTGTATCGGCTCTGGCATCAGCCGAAGAGCGCCTGGCAGGGTACGAAGCAGGCGCTGATGACTACATCACAAAGCCATTTGATGAAAGTGAGCTTAATTCTACTTTGTCAGATTAG